The DNA segment CTCACGCAGCTGTTCAAAAAAATGATCTCCCAAAACCGTACGGAAGGTTTCATCCTGCAATGTCCCCTCGCTTACCTCCGCAGCCTTTTGTCCGTGATCCCCGCCATGAAAGGCGATGATACGGTGATGATCCCGTTCATAAACACCCTTGAATTCCTTACCGGAACCGATGGGCCAGTTCATAGCATAGGTGGAAATACCCAATTCACTTTCAATATGCTCCAGCAGCTCAAAGGGGTTCATGGCAGCACGATCCATTTTATTGATAAACGTAAATACCGGAATCTTACGCAGCAGGCAAACCTTGAACAGCTTCTTCGTCTGTGCCTCGACACCCTTGGATGCATCAATCACCATAACGGCAGAATCCGCAGCCATCAGAGTTCGATAGGTATCCTCGGAAAAATCCTGATGGCCCGGAGTATCCAGAATATTGATACAGAAATCCTTGTATTCAAACTGCAGTACCGAGCTGGTAACTGAGATCCCTCTTTGCTTTTCGATTTCCATCCAGTCGCTGACCGCATGCTTGTTTGCTTTCTTTCCCTTTACACTTCCTGCGGAAAGAATTGCACCTCCATACAGCAGCAGCTTTTCCGTCAGCGTGGTTTTTCCGGCATCCGGATGTGATATGATGGCGAAGGTTCTCCGCCTTTGTATTTCATTGACATAATTCGTCATACAGCTTCCTCCTATGGTTCTATATTTGTAAATATACTCGTATCATTTTTATATAAAACATCCTCATCTACATGGTGATTCCTCCAATACGGTTAGATGACTAGCGTTTTTTATTATAGCATACCCCCTGCTTAAAATCCATAAAACCAAAAAAAATGACGCCTTTTCAGCATCATTCCTTCATTTCATGTTTTAAATCACGCAGCATCAGATCTCTTGCGGATTGCTGTGGATTTTTATCCTCATATAATACCCGGTAGATTTCCTCAATAATCGGCATGTCGATCTGCTTTTCTTTTGCGACCTCGTAAACTACCTTTGCCGTTCGTACACCTTCTACTGTCCTGGTGTTATTTTCCCAGAAATAGCGTGCACTGTTATGAGTGCCGATTTCATAACCGGCCTGAAAGTTGCGGGAGTGTACACTGGTGCAGGTGACAATAAGATCACCGATTCCGGTCAGCCCCATAAAGGTCTCCCTTCGTCCACCCATTGCGACACCATAGCGGATCATTTCCGCAAGACCCCGTGTTATAAGGGCAGCCTTGGTATTATCACCATAACCGACGCCGCTTAGAACACCGCTCGCAACAGCGATTGCATTTTTTAATGCCACGCCAATCTCGCTTCCGATTTCATCATCCTGCCGATATACACGTAGGTATTCATTGGAAAACAGCTCCTGCACAATACCTGCAGCCGCTTCCGACAGAGATACCGCACAGATGGTTGTCAGCATCCGCAAAACAACCTCCTCCGCATGGCTGGGTCCGATTAAGGATACGACACTTTTCAGCTTATTGGCAGGGAGAAAGCGTCGAATGACATTGGACATACGCTCGTTCGTATCCGGATGAAAGCCCTTTGAGGTATTGACGACAATCACCGGCTTTTCTACCAGCGCACCGATTTTCACACACATTTCTTCCACTGCTATGGTTGGTACGGATAATACAATCAGATCCGCATCCCGAACAGCCGTAAGGTCTGTTGTTGCCTTCAGTTGCTCATGCAGCGTCACCTTGGGAAAAAAACGGGAGTTTTGATGATGAAGATTGATATCGTCAATTTCCGCTGGATTCTTACCCCAAAGGATCACATCTCTTGCATTATCAACAAGTACCTGTGCAAGTGCAGTTCCCCAGCTTCCGCTTCCGATTACTACCGTTT comes from the Erysipelotrichaceae bacterium 66202529 genome and includes:
- a CDS encoding NAD(P)H-dependent glycerol-3-phosphate dehydrogenase, coding for MKTVVIGSGSWGTALAQVLVDNARDVILWGKNPAEIDDINLHHQNSRFFPKVTLHEQLKATTDLTAVRDADLIVLSVPTIAVEEMCVKIGALVEKPVIVVNTSKGFHPDTNERMSNVIRRFLPANKLKSVVSLIGPSHAEEVVLRMLTTICAVSLSEAAAGIVQELFSNEYLRVYRQDDEIGSEIGVALKNAIAVASGVLSGVGYGDNTKAALITRGLAEMIRYGVAMGGRRETFMGLTGIGDLIVTCTSVHSRNFQAGYEIGTHNSARYFWENNTRTVEGVRTAKVVYEVAKEKQIDMPIIEEIYRVLYEDKNPQQSARDLMLRDLKHEMKE